A part of Lysobacter firmicutimachus genomic DNA contains:
- a CDS encoding head decoration protein — protein sequence MGITVYPPQSEPNNLGDLLKFEADNLYSRDRVTVAAQQALQLGHVVGRITATGEVAALDPAATDGREQAVGVVIVPILTADAPSPDGLIVARHATVADHALVWPKAITPNSARLASSNCALPACSCVKEPDPCR from the coding sequence ATGGGCATCACCGTCTACCCGCCGCAGTCAGAGCCCAACAACCTGGGCGACCTGCTCAAGTTCGAAGCCGACAACCTGTACTCGCGCGATCGCGTGACCGTGGCGGCGCAGCAAGCGTTGCAACTGGGTCATGTGGTCGGACGCATCACCGCGACCGGCGAAGTGGCGGCGCTCGACCCGGCCGCCACCGATGGCCGCGAGCAGGCGGTCGGCGTCGTGATTGTGCCGATCCTCACCGCCGACGCGCCGAGCCCGGACGGCCTGATCGTCGCGCGTCACGCGACCGTGGCCGACCACGCTCTGGTCTGGCCGAAAGCCATTACCCCGAACAGCGCTCGGCTTGCCTCCAGCAACTGCGCGTTGCCGGCGTGCTCGTGCGTCAAGGAACCTGATCCATGTCGATGA
- a CDS encoding phage head-tail joining protein, protein MSDLPYTHEQLQALRNALARGERRVSFGDRLVEYRSVNELLAAIREIEAALAGTEGRPRRVRRLLTTTAKGF, encoded by the coding sequence ATGAGCGATCTTCCGTATACCCACGAACAGTTGCAGGCCTTGCGCAACGCACTCGCGCGCGGCGAGCGCCGCGTCAGTTTCGGCGACCGTCTGGTCGAGTACCGCTCCGTCAACGAGCTACTGGCCGCGATTCGCGAGATCGAGGCCGCGCTCGCCGGCACCGAGGGCCGACCTCGCCGGGTACGCCGCTTGCTGACCACCACCGCCAAGGGCTTCTGA
- a CDS encoding S49 family peptidase, with the protein MTGLPYLAARVFNTPLLIQRAKLDVILNVLAPKFELQTGPPPQLGPPQPAPSRVGEAQGIAVLPIHGTLVQRTGGLDAMSGLLSYENIAARLDAALADRSVRGIVLDVDSAGGEAAGVFDLADRIRAGRDQKPIWAVANDAAFSAAYALASAAEQVFVSRTAGIGSIGVIALHVDQSQRDAHQGLSYTPILAGARKNDGNPHEPLTPEARASIQAEVNRLYELFVQTVAHHRGLPADAIRQTEAGLFFGQNAIDAGLADRLGTLGDAVLQMHTELDAVARPSSLEFPTMSTPESTAPAVDIDAARAQAHGDALAIAELCALAGRPDLTAEFLGEGLSTVDVRRKLLGLRAETAEITSHLSPTAASVAATTSLDDNPLIHAVEARAARCKRER; encoded by the coding sequence ATGACCGGACTGCCCTACCTGGCGGCGCGCGTGTTCAACACGCCGCTGCTGATCCAGCGCGCCAAGCTGGACGTAATCCTGAACGTACTCGCGCCCAAGTTCGAACTGCAGACGGGGCCGCCCCCGCAGTTGGGGCCGCCCCAGCCCGCGCCGTCGCGCGTTGGCGAGGCGCAAGGCATCGCGGTTCTGCCGATACACGGCACGCTGGTGCAACGGACCGGCGGACTGGACGCGATGTCCGGCCTGCTCAGCTACGAGAACATCGCGGCACGCCTGGACGCCGCGCTGGCGGATCGGTCTGTGCGCGGCATTGTGCTAGATGTCGATAGCGCCGGCGGCGAAGCCGCGGGCGTGTTCGACCTGGCCGACCGCATTCGCGCCGGCCGCGACCAAAAGCCGATCTGGGCAGTCGCCAACGATGCCGCGTTTTCGGCGGCGTATGCGTTGGCGAGCGCGGCCGAGCAGGTGTTCGTGTCCCGCACGGCCGGCATCGGCTCGATCGGCGTGATCGCGCTCCATGTCGACCAATCCCAGCGCGACGCCCATCAAGGTCTGAGCTACACCCCGATCCTGGCCGGTGCGCGCAAGAACGACGGCAACCCCCATGAGCCGCTGACGCCCGAAGCCCGAGCCTCGATCCAGGCCGAAGTGAACCGCCTGTACGAACTGTTCGTGCAGACGGTCGCTCATCACCGCGGCCTGCCCGCCGATGCCATCCGCCAGACCGAGGCCGGCTTGTTCTTCGGCCAGAACGCGATCGACGCGGGACTGGCCGACCGGCTCGGCACGCTCGGCGACGCCGTGCTGCAGATGCACACCGAACTGGACGCGGTCGCGCGTCCCTCTTCCTTGGAGTTCCCCACGATGTCCACCCCCGAATCGACGGCGCCTGCCGTCGACATTGACGCCGCGCGCGCGCAAGCGCACGGCGATGCCCTGGCGATCGCCGAGCTGTGCGCGCTCGCCGGGCGCCCCGACCTGACCGCGGAGTTCCTGGGCGAAGGCCTGAGTACCGTTGACGTGCGTCGGAAGCTGCTCGGTCTGCGCGCCGAGACGGCTGAGATCACCAGCCACCTGTCCCCGACTGCTGCGTCCGTGGCGGCCACAACGTCGCTGGACGACAACCCGCTGATCCACGCCGTCGAGGCACGGGCCGCGCGCTGTAAGAGGGAGCGCTGA
- a CDS encoding elements of external origin, with translation MGISIRAYGRHRGVSDTAVRKAIATGRISALPDGTIDAACADAEWDANTTKAELAESRAAPRPARARAAARGEETIAAPSGAPTGNSYAQARTANEVLKAQHHKLRIAQLRGELIDRQQAIGQVFALARAERDAWLNWPARISSMLAAELGIDPHAMHVSLEREVRQHLAELGDFVARLE, from the coding sequence GTGGGAATCAGCATTCGCGCCTACGGGCGCCATCGCGGCGTCTCGGACACCGCCGTCCGCAAAGCCATCGCCACCGGGCGCATCTCGGCGTTGCCGGACGGCACCATCGACGCCGCCTGCGCCGATGCCGAGTGGGACGCGAACACGACCAAGGCCGAGCTGGCTGAATCACGCGCGGCCCCCCGACCGGCGCGGGCGCGCGCAGCGGCCCGTGGCGAGGAGACCATTGCTGCACCGTCTGGCGCTCCCACCGGCAACAGCTACGCACAGGCGCGGACTGCCAACGAAGTCCTCAAGGCCCAGCACCACAAGCTGCGCATCGCGCAGCTGCGCGGCGAACTGATCGACCGGCAGCAGGCCATCGGCCAGGTCTTCGCCCTGGCTCGTGCCGAGCGCGACGCCTGGTTGAACTGGCCGGCGCGCATCAGTTCGATGCTGGCCGCCGAGCTCGGCATCGATCCTCATGCGATGCACGTGTCGCTGGAGCGCGAGGTGCGCCAGCACTTGGCCGAACTCGGCGACTTCGTCGCCCGCCTGGAGTGA
- a CDS encoding DUF6900 domain-containing protein, which translates to MDDALLTEIATQNFRLSTLETRHSDELDFHSVAVWSIRAALRSAYLAGYAASMRAVRGKETPLPTEHHTMIHGVWLGQGEAADVSDDRRAETIETLHIHEVELLASRDTERLACDVLIPAAIRQRRIG; encoded by the coding sequence ATGGACGACGCATTGCTCACCGAGATTGCGACGCAGAACTTCCGCCTATCCACGCTCGAAACTCGCCACAGCGACGAGCTGGATTTCCATAGCGTTGCCGTCTGGAGTATCCGGGCGGCGCTACGGTCTGCCTATCTGGCCGGCTACGCCGCCTCGATGCGTGCCGTGCGAGGCAAGGAGACCCCGCTGCCGACCGAGCACCACACCATGATTCACGGTGTCTGGTTGGGTCAGGGCGAGGCGGCCGATGTCTCCGATGACCGGCGGGCCGAAACGATCGAGACGCTGCACATCCACGAGGTGGAACTGCTCGCATCCCGCGACACGGAGCGCCTCGCCTGCGATGTGCTCATCCCTGCGGCGATTCGCCAGCGCCGCATCGGCTAG
- a CDS encoding phage portal protein: protein MGWWGRLRAAMFGGTPIHEVAGHGRRSTAWQPGNPGAVAVLVATGDALRVRSRDLVRRNAWANAAVEAFVANAVGTGIKPQSLIADTAQREALHTLWWDFVDEADAAGLTDLYGLQALACRALVEGGECLVRLRPRRPEDGLAVPLQLQVLEPEHLPLHLNREEPNGNVIRAGIEFDRLGRRVAYHLYLSHPQDGAMAPMTRQGGMDTVRIRASEILHVFRPLRPGQIRGEPWLARALVKLNELDQYDDAELVRKKTAAMFAGFITRGGPDDPLPGDAPADEHGNAPLGLEPGSLQILEPGENVAFAQPADVGASYEAFLRSQFRAVAAAMGITYEQLTGDLTGVNYSSIRAGLLEFRRRCEQVQHTVLVFQLCRPVWNAFVDAAVLAGAVELPGYRRRKRQYRACKWVPQGWNWVDPEKEFNAMILAIRAGLLSRAEAIASSGYDAETIDREIAADAARADDLGLVFDTDPRRVARNGAFQSVPAEPPPETDLPA, encoded by the coding sequence ATGGGCTGGTGGGGACGGCTGCGCGCCGCGATGTTCGGCGGAACGCCCATACACGAGGTCGCCGGCCACGGCCGGCGCTCGACGGCCTGGCAGCCCGGTAATCCCGGCGCCGTCGCAGTGCTGGTCGCGACCGGGGATGCGCTGCGGGTGCGCTCGCGCGATCTGGTGCGGCGCAATGCCTGGGCCAACGCCGCGGTGGAGGCGTTCGTCGCCAACGCGGTCGGCACCGGGATCAAGCCGCAGTCGCTGATCGCCGACACCGCCCAACGCGAAGCGCTGCACACGCTTTGGTGGGACTTCGTGGACGAAGCCGACGCGGCCGGCCTGACCGATCTGTACGGGTTGCAAGCGCTGGCCTGCCGCGCACTGGTGGAGGGGGGCGAGTGCCTGGTGCGCCTGCGCCCGCGCCGGCCAGAGGATGGGCTCGCGGTGCCGCTGCAACTGCAGGTGCTGGAGCCCGAGCACCTGCCGCTGCATCTGAACCGGGAGGAGCCGAACGGCAACGTCATTCGCGCCGGCATCGAGTTCGACCGGCTCGGCCGGCGGGTGGCGTACCACCTCTACCTGTCGCATCCGCAGGACGGCGCTATGGCGCCGATGACCCGCCAGGGCGGGATGGACACAGTGAGGATCCGCGCCTCCGAAATCCTGCACGTCTTCCGCCCCCTGCGTCCCGGACAGATCCGCGGGGAGCCGTGGCTGGCGCGCGCGCTGGTCAAGCTGAACGAGCTGGATCAGTACGACGATGCCGAGCTGGTTCGCAAGAAGACCGCGGCGATGTTCGCCGGCTTCATTACCCGCGGCGGCCCCGACGATCCGCTGCCGGGTGATGCCCCGGCGGACGAGCACGGCAACGCGCCGCTGGGGCTGGAACCAGGCAGCTTGCAGATCCTGGAGCCGGGAGAGAACGTCGCCTTCGCCCAGCCGGCCGACGTGGGCGCGAGTTACGAGGCGTTCCTGCGCTCGCAATTCCGCGCCGTCGCCGCGGCGATGGGCATCACCTATGAGCAGCTGACCGGCGACCTGACCGGGGTCAACTACTCGTCCATCCGCGCCGGGCTGCTGGAGTTCCGGCGCCGCTGCGAGCAGGTCCAGCACACGGTGCTGGTGTTCCAGCTGTGCCGGCCCGTCTGGAACGCGTTCGTGGACGCCGCCGTCCTGGCCGGCGCCGTCGAACTGCCCGGCTATCGCCGCCGCAAGCGCCAGTACCGCGCCTGCAAATGGGTGCCGCAGGGCTGGAACTGGGTGGACCCGGAGAAGGAGTTCAACGCGATGATTCTGGCGATCCGGGCGGGCCTGCTCTCGCGCGCGGAAGCCATCGCCAGTTCCGGCTACGACGCCGAGACCATCGATCGAGAGATTGCGGCTGACGCGGCGCGCGCCGACGACCTCGGCCTGGTGTTCGACACCGATCCGCGCCGCGTCGCCCGCAACGGCGCCTTCCAATCCGTGCCGGCCGAGCCGCCGCCTGAGACCGACCTTCCCGCATGA
- a CDS encoding head-tail joining protein, whose protein sequence is MDAFSTADAVVFDALGVVAQIQRRPNPSVSIRLVVRDGVERLGEFQQVVGRARHVLARNAEWVFRRGDEVSLDGRTQSVEALVRDDGRVNEAVLHG, encoded by the coding sequence GTGGATGCCTTCTCGACGGCGGATGCCGTCGTGTTCGACGCGCTCGGCGTCGTCGCGCAGATTCAGCGCCGCCCTAACCCCTCGGTGTCGATCCGCCTTGTCGTGCGCGACGGCGTCGAGCGATTGGGGGAGTTCCAGCAGGTTGTCGGGCGGGCCCGCCACGTGCTGGCTCGCAATGCCGAGTGGGTGTTTCGCCGCGGCGACGAAGTGAGCCTGGACGGCCGGACCCAATCCGTCGAGGCCCTTGTCCGGGACGACGGTCGGGTCAATGAGGCCGTCCTGCATGGCTGA
- a CDS encoding phage terminase large subunit family protein — protein sequence MYDGFDEVARAWRDGLAPDPFLDVSDWADQDRVLSSTSSSEPGRWRTARTPYLRDIMNDLSPASAIERVVFMKGAQVGGTECGNNWIGYVIACAPGPMMAVAPTVEMAKRNSKQRVDPLIEESPSLRERIAPSRARDSGNTILAKEFRGGVLVLTGANSAVGLRSMPVRYLFLDEVDGYPRDVEGEGDAVALAEARTRTFTRRKILLVSTPTIAGASTIEREYLASDQRRYFVPCPHCAHEQWLRFEQLRWTWGDPRSARYICETCEQPIGEHHKTAMLAAGRWIATAPQNRGKTAGYHLSSLYSPVGWRSWADIAAAWEAAQGSATALKAFKNTELGETWEEEGEAPDWERLLERREDYRVGTVPAGGLLLAGGADVQKDRIEVSVWAFGRERETWLVEHRVLMGDTARAAVWTELAGLLREQWTHASGALLPLTRLGLDTGYATQEAYAFARDVADPRLLPMKGVGSGAALIGIPTAVDVSVPGKRLRRGLKLFAVAGGIAKLELYNALRLSIEIGPDGQPVFPAGYVHLPKVDGEFLQQLTAEHLITRRDRHGYPQRVWEKRRDRNEALDCYVMARAGAMQTGVDRFEERHWREMERTLGLAPPTASPAPTALPIPTAAPSGGLSASGPRPRRRVISSRFMR from the coding sequence TTGTACGACGGCTTCGATGAGGTCGCCCGCGCCTGGCGCGACGGGCTAGCGCCCGATCCGTTCTTGGACGTGTCGGACTGGGCGGACCAGGACCGGGTGCTGTCGAGCACCTCGTCGTCGGAGCCCGGGCGATGGCGCACCGCGCGCACGCCTTACCTGCGCGACATCATGAACGACCTGTCGCCGGCCTCGGCGATCGAGCGCGTCGTATTCATGAAGGGCGCGCAAGTCGGCGGCACGGAGTGCGGGAACAACTGGATCGGCTATGTGATCGCGTGCGCGCCGGGGCCGATGATGGCCGTGGCGCCCACGGTCGAGATGGCCAAGCGCAACTCCAAGCAGCGCGTCGATCCGCTGATCGAGGAATCGCCGTCGCTGCGGGAGCGCATCGCGCCCTCGCGCGCACGCGATTCGGGCAACACCATCCTCGCCAAGGAGTTCCGCGGCGGGGTTCTGGTCCTGACCGGCGCCAACAGCGCGGTCGGCCTGCGCTCGATGCCGGTCCGCTACCTGTTTCTGGACGAGGTGGACGGCTACCCGCGCGACGTGGAGGGCGAAGGCGACGCGGTGGCGCTGGCCGAAGCCCGCACCCGCACCTTCACCCGCCGCAAGATCCTGCTGGTGTCGACACCGACGATTGCCGGCGCCTCGACCATCGAGCGCGAGTACCTGGCCTCCGACCAGCGCCGGTACTTTGTCCCGTGTCCACACTGTGCGCACGAACAGTGGCTGCGGTTCGAACAATTGCGCTGGACCTGGGGCGACCCGCGGTCGGCCCGGTACATCTGCGAAACCTGCGAGCAGCCGATCGGCGAGCATCACAAGACCGCGATGTTGGCCGCCGGTCGATGGATCGCCACTGCGCCGCAGAACCGTGGCAAGACCGCGGGCTACCACTTGTCGTCGCTGTACTCGCCGGTCGGCTGGCGTAGCTGGGCGGACATCGCCGCCGCCTGGGAGGCCGCGCAGGGCTCGGCGACAGCGCTCAAGGCGTTCAAGAACACCGAGCTCGGCGAGACCTGGGAAGAGGAGGGCGAGGCCCCCGATTGGGAGCGTCTGCTGGAGCGCCGCGAGGACTACCGGGTCGGCACGGTGCCGGCCGGTGGCCTGTTGCTGGCCGGCGGCGCCGACGTGCAGAAGGACCGGATCGAGGTCTCGGTCTGGGCATTCGGCCGCGAGCGTGAGACCTGGCTGGTCGAGCACCGGGTGTTGATGGGCGACACGGCGCGCGCCGCGGTCTGGACCGAGCTGGCCGGGCTGCTGCGTGAGCAGTGGACCCATGCCTCCGGCGCCCTGCTGCCGCTGACCCGGCTCGGCTTGGACACCGGCTACGCGACGCAAGAGGCGTACGCCTTCGCCCGGGACGTCGCCGACCCGCGCCTGCTGCCAATGAAGGGCGTCGGCAGCGGCGCCGCGTTGATCGGCATCCCGACCGCGGTCGATGTCAGCGTACCGGGCAAGCGTCTGCGCCGCGGCCTGAAGCTGTTTGCCGTCGCGGGCGGGATCGCCAAGCTGGAGCTGTACAACGCCCTGCGGCTGTCGATCGAGATCGGCCCGGACGGGCAGCCGGTGTTTCCGGCCGGCTATGTCCATCTGCCCAAGGTCGATGGCGAGTTCCTCCAGCAGCTGACTGCCGAGCACCTGATCACCCGGCGCGACCGGCACGGCTATCCGCAGCGGGTGTGGGAAAAGCGCCGCGACCGCAACGAAGCCCTCGACTGCTACGTCATGGCGCGCGCCGGCGCGATGCAGACCGGCGTCGACCGCTTCGAAGAACGCCACTGGCGGGAGATGGAGCGGACGCTGGGCCTGGCCCCACCGACCGCATCGCCCGCTCCAACTGCGCTACCCATTCCCACGGCCGCCCCCTCGGGCGGCCTTTCTGCTTCTGGCCCGCGCCCACGGCGCCGGGTAATTTCGAGCCGTTTCATGCGATGA